A region from the Schistocerca serialis cubense isolate TAMUIC-IGC-003099 chromosome 1, iqSchSeri2.2, whole genome shotgun sequence genome encodes:
- the LOC126472770 gene encoding uncharacterized protein LOC126472770: MPDPQPLLLKPGGSKDVHGFVTPDSSGVISLGQNEQIIVACPDNSLQVTGQSQATASCVSGSTFSINGQSYDFADLRCRSQPKPSGVKTGGSCGGSGQYQVVQLGFQVGSDFYTLIDACFDDRSYNTVYDHFTMVAEMGGKQSGFDRPDWLDGGFYGNIDMDKQYKRATQIQTVGALLGSSELGSKYISETNDYFLSKGHLTAKSDFILGAQEYATFLYVNAAPQWQTFNGANWNTMENNVRSYAANNRVELEIYTGTQGITTLPNVNNVETELYLYADGSKYIPVPKIFWKIVYNANTKAAVVFVGVNNPYITNPGSDYYVCTDICSKISWISWKATDQVKGYSYCCEYADFKNSVADAPSLSVNSLLT, from the coding sequence ATGCCTGACCCACAGCCACTGCTACTGAAGCCCGGCGGTAGCAAAGACGTGCACGGCTTCGTCACGCCGGACTCCTCGGGGGTGATCTCGCTCGGCCAGAACGAGCAGATCATCGTCGCGTGTCCCGACAACAGCCTCCAGGTCACCGGGCAGTCGCAAGCGACGGCCTCCTGCGTCTCTGGCTCCACCTTCTCCATCAACGGGCAGTCGTACGACTTCGCTGATCTCAGATGCAGGTCCCAGCCGAAGCCGTCAGGCGTGAAGACAGGCGGCTCGTGTGGCGGCAGCGGCCAGTACCAGGTGGTCCAGCTGGGCTTCCAGGTCGGCTCCGACTTCTACACGCTCATCGACGCCTGCTTCGACGATCGGTCCTACAACACggtgtacgaccacttcacgatgGTCGCCGAAATGGGCGGCAAGCAGAGCGGCTTCGACCGGCCCGACTGGCTGGACGGCGGCTTCTACGGCAACATCGACATGGATAAGCAGTACAAACGCGCCACGCAGATCCAGACAGTCGGCGCACTGCTGGGGTCCAGCGAGCTGGGCTCCAAGTACATTTCCGAGACCAACGACTACTTCCTTTCCAAGGGACACCTCACTGCTAAGTCTGATTTCATTCTCGGCGCGCAGGAGTACGCCACGTTCTTGTATGTGAACGCTGCGCCGCAGTGGCAGACTTTCAACGGTGCCAACTGGAACACCATGGAGAACAATGTACGTTCGTACGCTGCGAACAACCGGGTAGAACTCGAAATCTACACGGGTACACAAGGCATCACGACGCTGCCCAACGTCAACAACGTCGAGACGGAGCTGTACCTTTACGCTGATGGCAGCAAGTACATTCCAGTTCCGAAGATCTTCTGGAAAATCGTGTATAACGCTAACACTAAGGCAGCCGTTGTGTTCGTGGGCGTAAACAATCCGTACATCACGAACCCCGGATCTGACTACTATGTATGCACAGACATATGTAGCAAGATCAGCTGGATATCCTGGAAGGCCACGGATCAGGTGAAGGGCTACTCGTACTGTTGCGAGTACGCAGACTTCAAGAACTCGGTGGCCGACGCACCCAGCCTCAGCGTTAACTCCCTGCTTACCTAA